The Gymnodinialimonas sp. 57CJ19 genome includes a window with the following:
- a CDS encoding cupin domain-containing protein: MEQGITPSADGMDGKSWNVVGHTYTPKLLTPNAFIWHAHIPDETFVPPHIHPTQDEWIYMLSGNLEIEFGGDVHKAGPGDTIHMPMGVAHGIFNRSGADATCVFGVAPSRKLFDLFGLLDGVTDPEELVRLSAMNEVDFLPPPAE; encoded by the coding sequence ATGGAACAGGGCATCACGCCAAGCGCAGACGGGATGGATGGCAAAAGCTGGAATGTGGTGGGGCATACGTATACGCCCAAGCTGCTGACCCCGAATGCCTTTATCTGGCACGCACATATCCCGGACGAAACATTCGTGCCGCCGCACATCCACCCGACGCAGGATGAGTGGATTTACATGCTCTCTGGCAATCTGGAGATCGAGTTTGGCGGCGATGTCCACAAAGCGGGTCCCGGCGATACGATTCACATGCCGATGGGGGTGGCCCATGGCATCTTCAACCGCTCTGGTGCTGACGCGACCTGCGTTTTCGGCGTCGCCCCGTCACGCAAGTTGTTTGATCTGTTCGGATTGCTGGACGGTGTCACCGACCCCGAAGAGCTGGTGCGCCTTTCCGCAATGAACGAGGTGGATTTCCTGCCACCTCCCGCAGAATAA
- a CDS encoding NAD(P)-binding domain-containing protein, whose product MVTRKKVAVIGGGISGLAAAKAFDERGHRVCGFERSHDFGGVWELSRSYPDVQTQSPKDLYCFTDHPMPDDYPEWPKGPQVHAYLHSYAEKHDLGRLFRLNTDVKSMDRRAEGGWTLTLEAGGHEWTEDFDFVSVCTGQFSDKNILTHPGQEEFVTAGGKVMHSSEYTDPAVVKGKSVVVLGGSKSATDIAVNAAKNGASQVTWVYLEPVWRVPYFVGGINFKRILYIRAQEQQFNTWGKSGLQRAIAAAFKPLVWANFRGLETLLKAQLGLKKYNMVPKTPIEKDVSCSVPIVTPGLFEKLKSGKIKPIQGTYVKYDGKDIVMTTGDRVQADVSILAVGWKLGVPYLPDSEKAKLIEDDGQYRVYRLAVNPDLPDMGFVGFNSSFCTVLSAEMIANWLVRYMDGQLANMPSQQDMNDNIEMMLDWKRNERPAAKIYGGLCSAPFHFKHFDELLADMGATKKTRSNPLAEQFSYPNHAAYGQYLASTPQYQAG is encoded by the coding sequence ATGGTAACGCGAAAGAAAGTTGCAGTCATCGGTGGCGGGATCAGCGGATTGGCCGCTGCCAAAGCCTTTGATGAACGCGGCCACCGCGTGTGTGGGTTCGAGCGGAGCCATGACTTTGGCGGCGTGTGGGAATTGTCCCGGTCCTACCCCGATGTGCAGACGCAATCGCCAAAGGATCTGTACTGTTTCACCGATCACCCGATGCCCGATGATTACCCGGAATGGCCCAAAGGTCCGCAAGTGCACGCTTACCTGCATTCCTATGCCGAAAAGCACGATCTGGGGCGCCTGTTTCGCCTGAACACGGACGTCAAGTCCATGGACCGCCGCGCCGAGGGGGGCTGGACCCTGACCCTTGAGGCCGGAGGCCACGAGTGGACCGAAGACTTTGACTTCGTCAGCGTTTGTACGGGCCAGTTCTCGGACAAGAATATCCTGACCCATCCAGGCCAGGAAGAATTTGTCACGGCCGGTGGCAAGGTCATGCATTCGTCAGAATATACCGACCCAGCCGTTGTGAAGGGCAAAAGCGTGGTCGTGCTTGGCGGATCAAAGTCTGCGACCGATATCGCGGTCAATGCGGCCAAGAACGGCGCATCGCAGGTGACATGGGTTTATCTGGAGCCCGTCTGGCGCGTCCCGTATTTCGTCGGGGGCATCAACTTCAAGCGTATTCTCTACATCCGCGCCCAAGAGCAGCAATTCAACACCTGGGGCAAATCTGGCCTGCAACGGGCGATTGCCGCGGCCTTCAAGCCTTTGGTCTGGGCCAATTTTCGTGGCTTGGAGACTCTGCTGAAAGCGCAACTGGGCCTGAAAAAATATAACATGGTCCCCAAGACGCCGATTGAAAAGGACGTGTCGTGTTCCGTGCCGATTGTCACGCCGGGCCTGTTTGAAAAACTGAAATCCGGCAAGATCAAACCGATCCAGGGCACCTACGTGAAATATGATGGCAAAGACATCGTGATGACAACGGGCGACCGGGTGCAGGCGGATGTGTCGATCCTTGCCGTGGGGTGGAAGCTTGGCGTGCCCTATTTGCCGGACTCGGAGAAAGCGAAGTTGATTGAGGACGACGGCCAGTACCGTGTCTACCGTCTTGCCGTGAACCCGGACCTGCCGGACATGGGCTTTGTCGGTTTCAACTCGTCCTTCTGCACGGTCCTGTCGGCCGAGATGATCGCCAACTGGCTTGTGCGCTACATGGACGGGCAACTGGCGAATATGCCGTCCCAGCAGGATATGAACGACAACATCGAGATGATGCTGGATTGGAAGCGCAACGAAAGACCCGCAGCCAAGATCTATGGCGGCCTGTGTTCGGCCCCGTTCCACTTCAAGCATTTCGATGAATTGCTGGCGGATATGGGAGCCACGAAGAAAACCCGCTCCAATCCGCTGGCTGAGCAATTCAGCTATCCAAACCATGCAGCCTACGGCCAGTACCTGGCATCGACGCCGCAATATCAGGCTGGATAA
- a CDS encoding cupin domain-containing protein gives MTDLSKGITANGEGTKLNILGQTYYLKAHCDSTFAFETNSEPGQAVPVHIHPTQDEFILVQEGELDLKLDGEWTKAKAGDLVCMPKGIPHGYFNKSDKPCRALFWVSPAGKLKDLFEQLHDMTDVEEVVKVSAAHDVDFLPPEANE, from the coding sequence ATGACTGATCTGAGCAAAGGCATCACCGCCAACGGCGAAGGCACCAAGCTGAACATTCTGGGACAGACCTATTACCTCAAAGCCCATTGCGATTCGACATTTGCCTTTGAGACGAACTCAGAGCCGGGTCAGGCGGTGCCCGTCCATATCCACCCCACGCAGGATGAATTCATCCTGGTGCAGGAGGGCGAGTTGGACCTGAAGCTGGACGGCGAATGGACCAAAGCCAAAGCCGGCGATCTGGTGTGCATGCCCAAAGGCATTCCGCACGGGTATTTCAACAAGTCCGACAAACCCTGCCGCGCGCTGTTCTGGGTCTCTCCGGCGGGCAAGCTGAAAGACCTCTTCGAGCAGCTTCACGACATGACGGATGTGGAGGAAGTCGTGAAAGTCTCTGCCGCCCATGACGTTGATTTCCTGCCACCGGAGGCAAACGAATAG
- a CDS encoding alpha/beta hydrolase yields MHTDWDTAFNNMSHVAGSHALPAHWAAEAEAYRDSGVQVETDIPYGDAPRERLDIVWPEGAPKGLAVFVHGGYWMRLSKSHWTQFAQGARAAGWAMALPSYTLAPDARISEMTRQISAAIEVAATRVAGPIRLSGHSAGGHLVTRMLCEDTPLAPETRARIENVVSISGLHDLRPLLRTAMNDTLHLNEAEAASESAILHRPVPNARITAWTGGGERPEFIRQAQLLATVWQGLDAETDLVIDSVHHHFSVIEALKTHDSPLSQRLLAF; encoded by the coding sequence ATGCATACGGATTGGGACACAGCGTTCAACAACATGAGCCACGTGGCAGGGTCGCACGCTTTGCCCGCCCACTGGGCCGCGGAGGCAGAAGCCTATCGTGACAGTGGGGTTCAGGTTGAGACCGATATCCCCTATGGCGACGCCCCCCGGGAACGGTTGGATATCGTCTGGCCCGAGGGGGCGCCCAAGGGCCTCGCTGTGTTCGTTCACGGTGGATACTGGATGCGATTGTCGAAATCGCACTGGACGCAATTCGCGCAAGGTGCCCGCGCCGCAGGTTGGGCGATGGCACTCCCCAGCTATACGCTGGCCCCTGACGCGCGCATTTCCGAGATGACCCGTCAGATTTCCGCGGCGATCGAAGTGGCAGCAACGCGCGTGGCGGGGCCGATCCGTCTTTCCGGGCACTCGGCTGGAGGTCATCTGGTGACGCGGATGCTGTGCGAAGACACACCGCTTGCGCCCGAGACCCGCGCGCGGATCGAAAATGTGGTGTCGATCAGCGGCCTTCACGACCTCAGGCCCCTTCTGCGCACGGCGATGAACGACACTCTGCACCTGAATGAAGCTGAGGCCGCATCCGAAAGCGCGATCCTGCATCGCCCTGTACCTAACGCCCGCATTACGGCTTGGACCGGCGGAGGGGAGCGGCCTGAATTCATACGTCAGGCACAATTGCTGGCGACCGTTTGGCAGGGGTTGGATGCAGAGACTGACCTTGTGATTGACAGCGTTCACCACCACTTTTCCGTCATCGAAGCCTTGAAGACCCACGATAGCCCCCTGTCCCAGAGGTTATTGGCGTTCTGA
- a CDS encoding Gfo/Idh/MocA family oxidoreductase → MPDIGYGIVGTGYFGVALGRAFHALPNARVVSVYDPENAAPLAAEVGACQESSVEALCARDDIDAVVVASPNWAHAEPVIAAARNGKHIFCEKPIALSYGDCSKMLAAANDAGRIFMAGHVTQFMNGVRHAKALIADGTLGDILYCRAVRTGWEDVQTEVSWKKKRDLSGGHLYHHIHELDLVQSIMGPATEAFMAGGNVAHKGPQFGDEDDLLLITLGFGNDRFATLEYGSAFRWPEHSVLIQGTKGAIFIDLQKAGVELKTVDRQERFLLHRSQEEDDDRSKIYAGNKTSGPIVYGNPSSEAPLWLQGIVEMEVEYFHGLMLGEPISEEFSGLTDGSAAAAAIATADALSLSIKEGRKVGVSEITGQ, encoded by the coding sequence ATGCCAGACATAGGCTATGGGATTGTTGGTACAGGATATTTTGGCGTGGCCCTGGGGCGGGCGTTTCACGCGCTACCCAACGCGCGGGTTGTCTCGGTCTATGATCCAGAGAACGCCGCCCCCCTCGCCGCAGAGGTTGGCGCGTGTCAGGAAAGCTCGGTCGAAGCCCTGTGTGCAAGAGATGACATCGACGCCGTTGTCGTGGCGTCCCCCAACTGGGCCCACGCCGAGCCGGTGATCGCTGCCGCAAGGAACGGCAAGCATATATTCTGCGAGAAGCCGATCGCGCTGTCCTACGGGGACTGCTCGAAGATGTTGGCCGCCGCCAATGACGCCGGGCGAATTTTCATGGCGGGCCACGTCACGCAATTCATGAACGGCGTGCGCCACGCGAAAGCGTTGATCGCCGATGGCACCTTGGGTGATATCCTGTATTGCCGCGCGGTGCGGACCGGCTGGGAAGATGTGCAAACGGAGGTGTCCTGGAAGAAAAAGCGCGACCTCTCTGGCGGCCATCTCTACCATCACATCCACGAACTTGACCTCGTGCAGTCCATCATGGGCCCGGCCACAGAGGCCTTCATGGCGGGCGGCAATGTCGCGCACAAAGGCCCGCAATTTGGGGATGAAGACGATCTGCTGCTGATCACGCTCGGCTTTGGAAATGATCGGTTTGCCACCTTGGAATATGGCTCGGCGTTCCGCTGGCCAGAGCATTCCGTGCTTATTCAAGGCACCAAGGGCGCGATTTTCATCGACCTGCAGAAGGCTGGCGTAGAGCTCAAGACAGTCGACCGACAGGAGCGTTTTCTTTTGCACCGTAGCCAGGAAGAAGACGACGACAGGTCGAAAATCTACGCGGGCAACAAGACAAGTGGCCCGATCGTCTATGGCAATCCGTCATCTGAGGCACCGCTTTGGTTGCAGGGCATCGTAGAGATGGAAGTTGAGTATTTTCATGGGCTTATGCTTGGAGAGCCAATCAGCGAAGAATTCTCGGGCCTGACTGATGGATCGGCGGCAGCCGCAGCGATTGCCACGGCTGATGCCCTCAGCCTTTCGATCAAGGAGGGGCGCAAGGTGGGCGTTTCAGAAATCACCGGGCAGTAG
- the nagA gene encoding N-acetylglucosamine-6-phosphate deacetylase, whose protein sequence is MHSTDPGATRIVARQLYDGVDQGLRPDCILEIAQGRITQIRAATAQDAHDPGVREFDLVSPGFIDLQINGAGDTQFNFEPDVPALDRIAAGARRGGTAYILPTFITAHGQDYLRAIAAVRDAISDGVAGILGVHLEGPFLSHNRPGIHDPTAIRALNDQDIEALTSADAGVVLLTVAPETLPDGALARLTAADIVVFAGHTAASADQIATAEAEGLTGVTHLFNAMSQITGREPGVVGATFASHSLFAGIIADGHHVDWRNVAIAARLMPDRLCLVTDAMLTLAGEATEFDLHGVKITLEDGRLANAEGRLAGAHISMIDSVRNMITHAQCSVPQALRMATINPARSLGMAAEVGTLGTGRCATLTCLSNDLEVEAVMIDGKFPDETMT, encoded by the coding sequence GTGCATTCGACTGATCCAGGCGCGACCCGCATCGTCGCGCGGCAGCTTTATGATGGGGTTGACCAGGGCCTGCGCCCGGACTGCATTCTTGAGATCGCACAAGGGCGTATCACCCAGATCCGCGCGGCGACGGCGCAGGATGCCCATGATCCCGGCGTCCGTGAATTTGACCTCGTGTCGCCTGGGTTCATTGATCTTCAGATCAACGGTGCGGGTGACACGCAGTTCAATTTTGAGCCCGACGTGCCTGCCCTTGATCGGATCGCAGCGGGCGCGCGGCGGGGGGGAACAGCCTACATCCTGCCCACCTTCATCACGGCGCATGGGCAAGACTACCTGCGGGCCATCGCCGCGGTGCGCGATGCGATCTCAGACGGCGTCGCGGGAATTCTCGGCGTCCATCTGGAAGGTCCTTTCCTGTCGCACAACCGCCCCGGCATCCACGACCCGACCGCGATCCGGGCGCTGAATGATCAGGATATCGAGGCCCTGACATCTGCCGATGCAGGCGTTGTCCTGCTGACGGTCGCGCCCGAGACCCTGCCCGACGGGGCCTTGGCGCGCCTGACGGCGGCGGACATAGTTGTCTTTGCGGGGCATACGGCAGCCAGCGCGGATCAGATCGCTACGGCAGAGGCGGAAGGCCTCACGGGCGTCACGCATCTGTTCAACGCCATGTCTCAGATCACCGGGCGGGAACCCGGCGTCGTGGGGGCAACGTTCGCGTCCCACTCCCTTTTTGCCGGGATCATCGCGGACGGCCACCATGTCGACTGGCGCAACGTGGCGATTGCGGCACGCCTGATGCCGGATCGCCTGTGCCTCGTGACTGACGCGATGCTGACATTGGCCGGAGAGGCGACAGAATTTGACCTGCACGGCGTGAAGATCACGCTGGAAGACGGCAGGCTGGCCAACGCCGAAGGCCGTTTGGCAGGCGCGCATATCAGTATGATCGACAGCGTTCGAAACATGATCACCCATGCGCAGTGCAGTGTTCCGCAGGCGTTGCGGATGGCCACAATCAACCCCGCTCGCTCCCTTGGGATGGCGGCCGAGGTCGGCACCTTGGGCACCGGCAGGTGCGCGACTTTGACCTGCCTCTCCAATGATCTCGAGGTGGAGGCGGTCATGATCGACGGGAAATTCCCCGATGAGACAATGACTTGA
- the nagB gene encoding glucosamine-6-phosphate deaminase, protein MKVLILPDAQAAVARAADIIATTIAKKPDAVLGLATGGTMLPLYEVLAQRHREEGLSFAQTTSFNLDEYIGLTPDHPCSYHHYMRDAFFRHIDVDPSRTHLPKGDAADPRAASDAYEALIAEAGGIDLQLLGIGQNGHIGFNEPTASLGSRTRIKTLTESTRRANQKYFASFEETPRYAITTGVATILDSRKCLLLATGSAKAHAVAKMIEGPLAAICPASALQLHARATIVLDQEAAAALAFTDYYETVHPQGQASAFD, encoded by the coding sequence ATGAAGGTTCTGATCCTCCCCGACGCGCAGGCCGCCGTTGCGCGCGCCGCTGACATCATCGCCACCACGATTGCGAAAAAACCCGACGCGGTTCTGGGGCTGGCGACGGGTGGCACGATGTTGCCGCTTTACGAAGTGCTTGCGCAGCGCCACCGGGAGGAGGGCCTTTCTTTTGCGCAGACCACCAGCTTCAACCTCGATGAATATATCGGCCTGACGCCGGATCACCCGTGCTCTTACCACCACTACATGCGGGATGCGTTTTTTCGTCATATCGACGTTGACCCGTCGCGCACCCATCTGCCAAAGGGCGACGCCGCTGATCCTCGGGCAGCCTCCGACGCCTACGAGGCGCTTATTGCCGAGGCGGGCGGGATTGACCTGCAACTGCTGGGCATCGGGCAAAACGGGCATATCGGATTCAACGAGCCAACCGCCAGCCTCGGGTCGCGCACGCGGATCAAGACGCTGACGGAAAGCACGCGGCGGGCCAATCAGAAATATTTCGCGTCGTTTGAGGAAACGCCGCGCTATGCCATCACCACGGGCGTCGCGACGATCTTGGACTCGCGCAAATGCCTGTTGCTGGCAACGGGGTCGGCCAAGGCCCATGCGGTCGCGAAGATGATCGAAGGCCCGCTTGCGGCGATCTGCCCGGCCTCGGCGCTGCAACTGCACGCGCGCGCCACGATCGTGCTTGACCAAGAGGCCGCCGCCGCACTGGCCTTCACGGATTACTACGAAACCGTTCATCCGCAGGGGCAAGCCAGTGCATTCGACTGA
- a CDS encoding ROK family protein, giving the protein MMAISRAALTGFAADLGGTKTAAARIEGGQVVDRRVVTTDPDADPDAQIAAIADQLTHLGYSNDAPLGVAVAGRVDRAGIWHAVNQGTLTAVQNVPLASMLTARLGSATCLNDAAAAALAEGVFGSGSQSENFAYLTVSTGVGGGLVIANRLLSSSNGLAGHIGFVSSRLARGPCGSGRMATVESIAGGRGIAAAAAASGHKNTDARAVFAAADEGLDWADRIIETSAAAVAALIGDLTAILGLDTVAMGGSIGLAPGYIHRVQSVLREEPILFRPQLVHAELGHDGPLIGALAAHLRKDIP; this is encoded by the coding sequence ATGATGGCAATCTCACGCGCGGCCCTTACAGGGTTTGCCGCTGATCTGGGCGGCACTAAGACTGCCGCCGCTCGCATAGAAGGCGGTCAGGTGGTGGATCGCCGCGTCGTCACGACCGATCCCGACGCCGACCCCGACGCGCAAATCGCCGCCATCGCAGACCAGCTGACACATCTGGGCTACAGCAACGACGCGCCTCTGGGCGTGGCAGTCGCCGGTCGTGTTGACCGTGCGGGCATCTGGCATGCTGTCAATCAGGGAACACTGACTGCAGTGCAGAACGTCCCCTTGGCGTCGATGCTGACGGCCCGCTTGGGCAGCGCCACATGCCTGAACGATGCGGCTGCCGCCGCCCTTGCGGAAGGCGTGTTTGGCTCCGGCAGCCAAAGTGAGAACTTTGCCTATCTGACCGTGTCGACTGGCGTGGGAGGCGGTCTGGTGATCGCCAACCGACTGCTGTCGAGCTCCAACGGGCTTGCAGGGCACATCGGTTTTGTGTCCAGCCGCCTTGCCCGCGGACCTTGCGGCAGTGGTCGAATGGCGACCGTTGAGAGTATCGCGGGGGGGCGCGGCATCGCCGCCGCCGCCGCGGCGTCCGGTCACAAGAACACGGATGCTCGCGCCGTCTTTGCAGCCGCAGATGAAGGCCTCGACTGGGCCGACCGGATCATCGAGACCTCTGCCGCAGCGGTTGCAGCCTTGATCGGCGATCTGACGGCCATACTCGGTTTGGACACCGTAGCGATGGGCGGCAGCATCGGCCTTGCACCGGGGTATATCCACCGCGTGCAATCCGTTTTGCGCGAAGAACCAATTCTGTTTCGACCGCAGCTCGTTCACGCCGAGCTTGGACACGATGGGCCACTCATCGGTGCACTGGCGGCCCATTTGCGAAAAGACATCCCATGA
- a CDS encoding putative N-acetylmannosamine-6-phosphate 2-epimerase: protein MKLLETLRGGLVVSCQPVDDGPMDRPEIVAAMAAAAVAGGAAGLRIEGVANLKATRQVVSVPIIAILKRDLDDSPVRITPYLADVQALADAGADIIAYDATDRPRPETTEAILAAIHGAGALAMADCSSLDDGRRALAQGATILGSTLSGYTEETAGRAEGVDFDLIRAFKDLGAFVMAEGRVNTPELAHEAIAAGADAVTVGTALTRLEHITGWFGDAVKNAGKA, encoded by the coding sequence ATGAAACTCCTTGAAACTTTGCGGGGCGGACTCGTCGTTTCTTGCCAACCGGTGGACGACGGGCCAATGGACCGGCCCGAAATTGTTGCCGCCATGGCTGCGGCAGCAGTGGCAGGCGGTGCCGCCGGACTGCGGATTGAAGGGGTTGCGAACCTCAAGGCCACGCGCCAGGTCGTTTCCGTTCCGATCATCGCTATCCTGAAAAGAGACCTCGACGACAGCCCGGTAAGGATCACGCCCTACTTGGCCGACGTGCAGGCACTGGCGGACGCGGGGGCAGATATTATCGCCTATGACGCCACGGATCGACCGCGCCCTGAAACGACCGAGGCGATCCTTGCCGCAATCCATGGGGCAGGGGCGCTGGCCATGGCGGATTGCTCAAGTCTGGACGATGGCCGCCGCGCTTTGGCTCAGGGCGCTACAATCCTTGGCAGCACCCTCTCGGGCTATACCGAAGAGACCGCCGGGCGCGCCGAGGGTGTGGATTTCGACCTCATTCGGGCCTTCAAGGATTTGGGGGCGTTCGTCATGGCGGAAGGTCGCGTGAACACGCCCGAACTGGCGCACGAGGCGATTGCCGCGGGTGCGGATGCGGTCACTGTGGGAACGGCCTTGACCCGGCTGGAGCATATCACGGGCTGGTTTGGTGACGCGGTCAAGAACGCAGGTAAGGCGTAA
- a CDS encoding YjhT family mutarotase gives MNSLLAADTSKFAGPVAWPKLPQGIKNGVSGQAGRRLFIGLGSAGQSMYALDLDALSSGWVEVAPFPGPKRDGAACATVGGRLYVFSGLGIDPPDAVAPRVLQDVFMFDPATDVWTNVDTKTPTGLLGASAFALDDDRIGLVGGVNTRVFDTFMVTAASEDAESNPEHWHETLEAFMSMPPENHKWNAKLRVYSISANAWSDLGDNPYLPNTGASCVAVPNGVELINGEIKPGLRTPQVKRIRFQRDGVVWTEQDPIPPLAGRGMQDGLAGAFAGHANGVLLVAGGANFHGSRAIAATGEWYAHRGLQKVWNRDIYARKYGNWQVAGQLPTGLAYGASFEVPGGLLLVGGEDQDQGARTDVLFLTWNEPSDQVTCTSLVPEPLIPEISERA, from the coding sequence GTGAATTCTCTGCTGGCTGCTGACACATCAAAATTTGCGGGTCCCGTCGCCTGGCCGAAGCTGCCACAAGGCATCAAGAATGGCGTGTCGGGGCAGGCGGGGCGGCGTCTGTTTATCGGCCTCGGTTCTGCCGGGCAGTCGATGTACGCTTTGGACCTCGATGCACTAAGTTCGGGGTGGGTGGAAGTGGCCCCATTCCCCGGCCCCAAACGCGATGGCGCCGCGTGCGCAACGGTCGGCGGTCGGCTCTATGTCTTTTCCGGGTTGGGGATAGACCCGCCAGATGCCGTCGCCCCGCGCGTGCTGCAAGATGTTTTCATGTTTGATCCAGCCACCGATGTCTGGACCAACGTGGACACGAAAACGCCAACCGGCTTGCTCGGCGCGTCTGCATTTGCGCTTGATGACGACAGAATCGGATTGGTTGGGGGCGTCAACACCAGGGTTTTTGACACCTTCATGGTGACGGCGGCATCCGAGGATGCCGAAAGCAACCCAGAGCACTGGCATGAGACCCTTGAAGCCTTCATGTCCATGCCCCCCGAAAACCACAAGTGGAATGCCAAGCTGAGGGTCTATTCCATTTCGGCAAACGCATGGTCGGACCTCGGCGACAATCCATACCTGCCGAACACGGGCGCGTCCTGTGTTGCGGTGCCAAACGGTGTGGAGCTTATCAACGGCGAGATCAAACCCGGCTTGCGCACCCCCCAGGTCAAACGGATCAGGTTTCAGCGCGATGGGGTGGTGTGGACCGAGCAAGACCCGATCCCGCCGCTCGCGGGCCGTGGGATGCAAGATGGCCTTGCCGGCGCCTTTGCCGGCCACGCAAATGGCGTTTTGCTGGTTGCGGGCGGCGCGAATTTTCACGGATCGCGGGCCATCGCCGCGACTGGCGAGTGGTATGCGCACCGTGGGTTGCAGAAGGTTTGGAACCGGGACATCTACGCGCGAAAATACGGCAATTGGCAGGTCGCCGGGCAGTTGCCGACAGGCTTGGCCTACGGCGCAAGTTTTGAGGTTCCCGGTGGCTTGCTGTTAGTCGGCGGCGAAGACCAGGACCAAGGCGCCCGCACGGACGTGCTATTTCTGACATGGAATGAACCAAGCGATCAGGTGACTTGCACGTCTTTGGTGCCAGAACCTCTCATCCCCGAAATATCTGAGCGTGCGTGA
- a CDS encoding dihydrodipicolinate synthase family protein, with amino-acid sequence MTTASYHGIIPPIVTPLNADGTVNHDDLAKLVEHLIDAGVNGLFPLGSTGQVAYLTDADRLAVMKTVCDTTAGRVPVLAGAIELTAARVADSAKAFLEVGADAIVATAPIYAISDEGEIADHFRMIHAAINAPLFAYDIPARGCRKLSPDLLVDLGREGVIVGVKDSSGDDVSFRRLIAMNDAAGHPLSLFTGHEVMVDAMGFAGADGAVPGLANVDASAYVRLWKAAKARDVNTATEEQERINRLFEIVFCPTGRSGDAAGVGAFKAAMALRGLISTATMTAPLKPLDDKVLEQIRVIVKDAGLLD; translated from the coding sequence ATGACTACTGCATCTTACCACGGCATCATCCCGCCGATTGTTACACCGCTCAACGCCGACGGCACAGTCAACCATGACGATCTGGCGAAGCTGGTCGAGCATTTGATCGACGCGGGCGTCAATGGGCTTTTCCCGTTGGGGTCCACGGGCCAAGTAGCTTACCTGACCGATGCCGACCGCCTCGCGGTGATGAAAACCGTCTGCGATACGACCGCTGGCCGGGTGCCGGTTCTGGCCGGTGCGATCGAGCTGACCGCTGCCCGTGTCGCCGACAGCGCGAAGGCGTTTCTGGAGGTCGGCGCGGATGCCATCGTTGCCACCGCTCCGATTTATGCGATCAGCGATGAGGGCGAGATTGCGGACCACTTCCGCATGATCCACGCCGCCATCAATGCACCGCTCTTCGCCTATGATATCCCCGCACGCGGTTGCCGCAAACTGTCACCTGACCTGCTGGTCGATCTGGGCCGCGAAGGCGTCATTGTGGGGGTCAAGGATTCCTCGGGTGACGATGTCAGCTTCCGCCGTCTGATTGCGATGAACGACGCGGCGGGCCACCCGCTTTCGCTGTTCACCGGCCACGAAGTGATGGTCGACGCCATGGGATTTGCGGGCGCCGATGGCGCCGTTCCGGGCCTCGCCAACGTGGATGCGAGCGCTTACGTGCGGTTGTGGAAGGCAGCCAAGGCCCGCGACGTGAACACGGCGACCGAGGAACAAGAACGCATCAATCGCCTGTTCGAGATCGTGTTTTGCCCCACAGGACGTTCCGGCGATGCAGCGGGCGTTGGCGCATTCAAAGCGGCTATGGCTTTGCGTGGGTTGATCTCTACCGCGACGATGACTGCGCCGTTGAAACCGCTTGACGACAAGGTGCTGGAGCAGATCCGCGTGATCGTGAAAGACGCAGGATTGCTCGACTAG